The proteins below are encoded in one region of Nitrospira lenta:
- a CDS encoding c-type cytochrome, producing MRLSLWTCCVIVVGLLVGESGCTPTPKAVSALESGHRGDGLTSADMLFAPPSPQMIPGDQRGEQIRLGYEIIANTQEYGRSYVGNRLNCTNCHLDAGRNPNAASFVGISRLYPEYRARVDRQMTLADRINECFERSMNGKALPPDSSKLQAVVAYIEWLSQNVPPGSAVPWRGIPRLTSSHIPDPVNGKKQFAVKCVSCHGADGQGTRAAPPVWGPHSYTIAAEMVRVTVAASFIKSTMPRGWGWTLTDDEAVDVAAYVNSQPRPDVPGKQHDWPKGGKPADIPY from the coding sequence ATGCGGCTATCTCTTTGGACCTGCTGCGTCATTGTCGTTGGATTACTGGTTGGCGAGAGTGGGTGCACGCCGACCCCCAAGGCCGTTTCGGCCCTGGAGTCCGGCCACAGGGGTGACGGGTTAACATCCGCCGATATGCTGTTTGCGCCGCCGTCGCCGCAGATGATCCCGGGCGATCAGCGAGGGGAACAGATCCGCTTGGGCTACGAAATCATCGCCAATACGCAGGAATATGGGCGGTCCTATGTGGGCAATCGGCTGAATTGTACGAATTGTCATCTCGATGCCGGCCGGAATCCGAACGCCGCGTCTTTTGTGGGCATCAGCCGGTTATATCCGGAGTATCGGGCGCGGGTGGACCGGCAGATGACGCTGGCGGATCGCATCAATGAATGTTTCGAGCGCAGTATGAACGGCAAAGCCCTTCCCCCCGATAGTTCTAAGTTGCAGGCTGTCGTGGCCTACATCGAGTGGTTGTCGCAAAACGTCCCGCCGGGCAGTGCGGTGCCCTGGCGTGGGATCCCACGCTTAACCTCCAGTCACATTCCTGATCCCGTGAATGGAAAAAAACAGTTTGCCGTGAAGTGTGTGTCTTGCCATGGAGCGGACGGCCAAGGGACGAGGGCTGCGCCGCCGGTCTGGGGTCCGCATTCCTACACGATTGCGGCTGAGATGGTTCGCGTCACGGTCGCGGCGTCGTTTATCAAGTCCACTATGCCGAGAGGCTGGGGTTGGACACTCACGGACGATGAAGCCGTCGATGTGGCGGCCTATGTCAACAGTCAGCCGCGTCCGGATGTCCCCGGCAAGCAGCATGATTGGCCGAAGGGCGGCAAGCCGGCGGATATACCCTATTGA
- a CDS encoding YgaP family membrane protein produces MTCNVGGIERPIRMIVGILALGIGAFAELPPVGTGVALVVGTIALVTGAIGFCPLWRVFGINTCPITAGRKS; encoded by the coding sequence GTGACATGTAACGTGGGTGGAATTGAGCGACCCATTCGGATGATCGTTGGTATTCTGGCGCTTGGAATCGGAGCCTTTGCGGAGTTACCGCCGGTGGGGACCGGGGTGGCGCTGGTGGTTGGGACCATTGCGCTGGTGACGGGCGCCATTGGATTTTGCCCGTTGTGGAGGGTATTCGGAATCAATACCTGTCCCATCACTGCTGGGAGAAAAAGCTAG
- a CDS encoding c-type cytochrome, whose protein sequence is MRVVGIMLCVFIGIASVGFGGGELKKLPASGKEYDAVTGREIYSNTCIRCHGIDGKGTRGLHLVPLPADLTSPSIQSRLDGSLFKRIHDGKPNTAMGAWRTALSDDEIWDVLAYVRTFRQE, encoded by the coding sequence ATGCGTGTTGTTGGAATCATGTTGTGCGTGTTCATCGGGATTGCGTCAGTGGGGTTTGGCGGCGGCGAATTGAAAAAACTTCCCGCGTCGGGGAAAGAATATGACGCGGTGACCGGTCGAGAAATCTATTCCAATACCTGTATCCGCTGCCATGGGATCGACGGCAAGGGAACGAGGGGACTGCATCTCGTTCCCTTGCCGGCCGATCTGACCTCACCGAGTATACAGAGCCGGTTAGATGGCAGCCTCTTCAAGCGAATTCACGACGGCAAACCGAATACGGCGATGGGGGCATGGCGCACGGCGTTATCAGACGACGAAATCTGGGATGTCTTAGCCTATGTGCGGACGTTCCGGCAGGAGTAG
- a CDS encoding phosphoketolase family protein, which produces MLLTKKKPLTQDVLKKMDAYWRAANYLSVGQIYLYDNPLLKKPLTRAHIKPRLLGHWGTTPGLNFIYLHLNRVIAQHDLNMINITGPGHGGPGIVANAYLEGTYSEVYPNISQDEAGMKRLFKQFSFPGGIPSHVAPETPGSIHEGGELGYSLSHAYGAVFDNPDLIAACVVGDGEAETGPLATSWHSNKFLNPATDGAVLPILHLNGYKIANPTVLARISDEELDQLFRGYGYTPYVVEGREPRAMHQLMAATLDVVVAEIKKIQQAARVKGFTGRPRWPMIILRSPKGWTCPKTIDGKRTEDYWRSHQVPMGDMDKPGHIAILQRWMKSYKPEELFDKAGRLKPELAALAPKKSRRMSANPQANGGLLLKDLRLPDFRAYAVKVTKPGKIDAESTRLMGQFLRDTMTLNMDSRNLRLFSPDENNSNRWQDVLEVTDRAWVADRYPYDDHLAPTGRVMEMLSEHQCQGWLEGYLLTGRHGFFSCYEAFSHIIDSMFNQHAKWLKVCRHIPWRRPIASLNYLLSSHVWRQDHNGFSHQDPGFIDHVVNKKAEVIRVFLPPDANTLLSVTDHCLRSRNYVNVIVAGKQSAPQWLDMEAAIIHCTAGIGIWEWASNDRDSEPDAVMACCGDVPTMETLAAVALLREHLPELRIRVVNVVDLMKLQPTREHPNGLSDKEFDALFTANKPIIFAFHGYPTLIHRLTYRRTNHGNMHVRGYKEEGTTTTPFDMVVMNDLDRFHLAGDVIDRVALRGARADYVRQAMRDKLIEHKRYIAEHGEDLPEIRRWTWPGFRS; this is translated from the coding sequence ATGCTGCTGACAAAGAAAAAGCCGCTCACGCAGGATGTGCTCAAGAAAATGGATGCCTACTGGCGGGCGGCGAACTACCTGTCCGTCGGTCAGATCTATCTGTACGATAACCCGCTCCTGAAGAAGCCGTTGACGCGCGCGCATATCAAGCCGCGGTTATTGGGACATTGGGGAACCACGCCGGGCCTCAACTTCATCTACCTGCATTTGAACCGGGTGATCGCGCAGCATGACTTGAACATGATCAATATCACCGGTCCGGGGCACGGCGGTCCGGGCATCGTCGCGAATGCGTATTTGGAAGGCACCTACAGTGAGGTCTATCCGAATATCTCACAGGACGAAGCGGGCATGAAGCGGCTCTTTAAGCAGTTTTCATTTCCCGGCGGCATTCCGAGCCACGTGGCGCCGGAAACACCGGGCTCCATCCATGAAGGCGGTGAGTTAGGGTATTCGTTGTCGCATGCCTATGGAGCCGTGTTCGACAATCCCGACCTGATTGCCGCGTGCGTGGTCGGCGACGGCGAAGCGGAAACCGGTCCGCTCGCGACGAGCTGGCATTCGAACAAGTTTCTAAATCCGGCGACGGACGGCGCCGTGTTGCCCATTCTCCATTTGAACGGATACAAGATTGCGAATCCCACCGTCCTGGCCCGGATCAGTGACGAGGAGCTAGACCAGCTGTTTCGCGGGTATGGCTACACACCCTATGTCGTCGAAGGGCGGGAGCCGCGCGCGATGCATCAGCTGATGGCGGCGACGCTGGACGTCGTCGTCGCGGAGATCAAGAAGATTCAGCAGGCCGCCCGTGTGAAAGGATTCACCGGCCGTCCGCGCTGGCCGATGATCATTCTGCGTTCGCCGAAGGGCTGGACCTGTCCGAAGACGATCGACGGCAAGCGAACGGAGGACTACTGGCGTTCTCATCAGGTGCCCATGGGCGATATGGACAAGCCTGGGCATATTGCGATTCTTCAGCGATGGATGAAGAGCTACAAACCGGAGGAGTTGTTCGACAAGGCAGGGCGGCTTAAGCCTGAACTTGCCGCGCTGGCCCCGAAGAAGTCTCGCCGCATGAGCGCCAATCCCCAGGCCAACGGCGGGCTCCTCCTCAAGGATTTGCGCCTGCCGGATTTCCGCGCGTATGCCGTCAAGGTGACGAAGCCGGGCAAGATTGACGCGGAGTCGACCCGCCTCATGGGGCAGTTTCTGCGCGACACGATGACGCTCAATATGGACAGTCGCAACTTGCGCCTCTTCAGTCCGGATGAAAACAACTCGAATCGCTGGCAGGATGTCTTGGAGGTCACCGATCGCGCGTGGGTGGCGGATCGGTATCCGTACGACGATCACCTGGCGCCGACCGGCCGGGTCATGGAAATGCTCAGCGAGCACCAGTGCCAAGGGTGGTTGGAGGGGTATCTGCTCACCGGCCGGCACGGATTCTTTTCCTGTTATGAGGCCTTCAGCCACATTATCGACTCGATGTTCAACCAGCATGCCAAGTGGTTGAAGGTCTGCCGACACATTCCCTGGCGGCGGCCGATCGCGTCGCTCAACTATCTCTTGTCGTCCCACGTGTGGCGGCAGGATCACAACGGGTTCAGCCATCAGGATCCCGGTTTCATCGATCACGTCGTCAACAAGAAGGCCGAGGTGATCCGGGTCTTTCTTCCGCCCGATGCCAACACCTTGTTGTCTGTCACGGATCATTGTTTGCGCAGCCGCAACTATGTGAACGTGATTGTCGCCGGCAAACAATCCGCGCCGCAGTGGCTCGATATGGAGGCCGCGATCATCCATTGCACGGCCGGTATCGGTATTTGGGAATGGGCCAGCAACGACCGGGACAGCGAGCCGGACGCGGTCATGGCTTGTTGCGGGGATGTGCCGACGATGGAAACGCTGGCGGCGGTCGCCTTGCTGCGCGAGCACCTGCCGGAATTGAGGATTCGGGTCGTCAATGTCGTCGATTTGATGAAGCTGCAGCCGACGAGAGAACATCCCAATGGGCTGAGCGACAAGGAGTTCGATGCGCTGTTCACGGCGAATAAGCCGATCATCTTTGCGTTCCACGGCTATCCCACGTTGATTCACCGGCTTACGTACCGGCGCACCAATCATGGGAATATGCATGTGCGGGGCTATAAGGAAGAAGGCACCACGACGACGCCGTTCGACATGGTGGTGATGAACGACCTCGACCGGTTCCACTTGGCCGGGGACGTCATCGACCGGGTCGCGTTGCGCGGGGCCCGCGCCGATTATGTGCGGCAGGCGATGCGGGACAAACTGATCGAGCACAAGCGATACATCGCTGAACACGGCGAAGATCTGCCGGAGATTCGCCGCTGGACATGGCCGGGATTCCGGTCATGA
- a CDS encoding acetate/propionate family kinase has protein sequence MSSSPQPAPGILTINAGSSSIKLALFEAQPALRRLMEGQVERIGLPGTRLSMTDVVTGRTEQVAIQGADHAACIGPLLDRVEQRVGASALQAVGHRIVHGGAMYSRPEPVTPAVIAELRRISSYDPEHLPAAIGLMELFARRYPRVPHIACFDTTFHRDLPRVARLLAIPRRYDKLGIRRYGFHGLSYAYLMKELAGIGASGEAEGRVILAHLGNGASMTAVLGGKSLETTMGFTPASGLPMSRRSGDLDPGVMSYLTRTEGLTVEQFHTMVNSESGLLGLSESSSDIRDLLALEAHDPRASEAVALFCYQAKKAIGALAAALGGVDTLVFSAGIGEHSPAIRARICDGLGFLGIAIDARRNKANDAVISAEQSRAIVRVIPTDEARELAHSVFHLLATTGEEG, from the coding sequence ATGTCGTCATCGCCTCAGCCGGCTCCTGGCATTCTGACGATCAATGCTGGGTCGTCCAGTATCAAGCTGGCGTTGTTTGAAGCTCAGCCGGCGCTGCGCCGCCTCATGGAAGGCCAAGTCGAACGCATCGGATTGCCCGGCACCCGGCTGTCGATGACGGATGTCGTAACCGGCCGGACGGAGCAGGTTGCGATACAAGGGGCCGATCATGCGGCTTGTATCGGGCCGCTGTTGGATCGGGTTGAACAGCGAGTCGGTGCCTCGGCGCTGCAAGCCGTGGGGCATCGCATCGTCCACGGCGGAGCGATGTACAGCCGGCCTGAGCCGGTGACTCCGGCCGTGATCGCGGAATTAAGGCGAATCAGTTCCTACGATCCGGAACATCTTCCTGCAGCGATCGGCCTGATGGAACTATTCGCCCGGCGTTATCCGCGGGTGCCTCACATCGCGTGTTTTGACACGACGTTTCATCGTGACCTGCCGCGCGTGGCTCGCCTGCTGGCGATTCCGAGACGGTACGACAAGCTGGGCATCCGGCGGTATGGATTTCACGGGTTGTCCTATGCGTACCTGATGAAGGAGCTGGCTGGAATCGGCGCGTCGGGAGAGGCCGAGGGGCGGGTCATTCTCGCGCATTTGGGCAACGGGGCCAGCATGACGGCGGTGCTGGGCGGGAAGAGCCTCGAAACGACCATGGGGTTTACGCCGGCTTCGGGTCTACCGATGAGCCGTCGCTCGGGCGATCTCGATCCGGGCGTGATGTCCTATCTCACCAGAACGGAAGGCCTGACCGTGGAGCAGTTCCACACGATGGTCAATTCAGAGTCTGGCCTGCTCGGCCTGTCGGAGAGCAGTTCCGATATCCGCGATTTGCTCGCCCTGGAGGCGCATGACCCGCGGGCCTCCGAAGCCGTCGCGCTGTTTTGTTATCAGGCGAAGAAAGCGATCGGCGCGCTGGCCGCTGCGTTAGGCGGTGTGGACACCCTGGTGTTCAGCGCAGGAATCGGCGAACACTCACCGGCTATCCGCGCCAGAATTTGTGACGGGTTGGGGTTCCTTGGCATCGCGATTGATGCTCGGCGGAACAAGGCCAATGACGCAGTGATTTCAGCCGAACAGAGCCGGGCCATCGTGCGCGTCATCCCGACCGATGAAGCGCGCGAGCTGGCGCACTCTGTGTTTCACCTACTGGCAACGACAGGAGAGGAGGGGTGA
- a CDS encoding HAD family hydrolase: MSSSDIVFLFDVDNTLLDNDRVTEDLANYLEQEVGHERQQRYWIIFEQLRAKLGYADYLGALQQYRIEYPHDPHLLTVSHFLIQYPFADRLYPQALAVVEHVKQWGKVVILSDGDVVFQPRKVERSGLFEAFEGNVLIYVHKELELRDVEQRYPARQYVLIDDKLRILSAVKKVWGSRVTTVFPRQGHYALDPHLPGRYPAPDMTVERIGDLLAHDGSAWPNSPQRRS; encoded by the coding sequence ATGTCGTCATCAGACATCGTGTTTCTGTTTGATGTCGATAATACGCTGTTGGACAACGATCGGGTCACAGAAGATCTCGCGAATTACCTCGAGCAGGAAGTCGGACATGAGCGTCAGCAACGCTACTGGATCATCTTCGAACAATTGCGGGCCAAGCTAGGCTACGCAGATTATTTGGGCGCCCTCCAGCAGTACCGCATCGAGTACCCCCACGATCCCCATCTGTTAACCGTCTCTCACTTTCTGATTCAGTATCCGTTTGCCGATCGGCTGTACCCGCAGGCGCTGGCCGTCGTCGAACACGTCAAACAGTGGGGCAAGGTCGTCATTCTGTCCGATGGCGATGTGGTGTTTCAGCCGAGGAAAGTCGAGCGGTCGGGATTGTTCGAGGCCTTTGAGGGGAACGTATTGATCTATGTGCATAAGGAGCTGGAGTTACGCGATGTAGAGCAGCGGTATCCGGCTCGGCAGTATGTCTTGATCGATGACAAGTTGCGTATTCTCTCCGCGGTGAAAAAAGTGTGGGGCTCACGGGTGACGACGGTGTTTCCTCGGCAGGGGCACTATGCGTTGGATCCGCATCTGCCGGGCCGTTATCCGGCGCCGGATATGACGGTCGAGCGCATCGGTGACTTGCTGGCCCATGATGGTTCGGCGTGGCCGAACTCTCCTCAGCGGAGATCCTGA
- a CDS encoding cytochrome b N-terminal domain-containing protein produces the protein MASRFYQWLDSRLNLKPVERTLLDEPIPGGASWIYVFGSVTLFLFVMQAITGMFLAVYYAPTPDHAYDSIRFIETEVLFGAFVRGLHHWGASAMVVAIGLHMLQTFLYGAYKPPREAMWMVGVVLFLVVMTFAFTGYLLPWDQTAYWATQVGVNMVGTVPVIGDFMMRVMRGGEVLGALTLSRFFAIHVLFLPSVIVTFIVLHLFILRRVGPAGPWTDERSALTKETFYPRQVYMDAVVIGAVFALVATAAWMLPFPLTDKADPSDTSFVPVPEWYFLFYYELLKYVHGPLEPLATWVLPMVVILIMLFWPFIDRNPARNPIKRPVALGAGVLFLAVVLSLLGLSIKNLYAVPRADPAVARGQALYAGFGCAGCHRIHGAGGAVAPDLSFVGDTRPEREWHLKHFKDPQSVSPGSFMPKFPLTDQQLQDLTSYVLSLKRTP, from the coding sequence ATGGCTTCACGGTTCTATCAGTGGTTGGACAGCCGGCTGAATCTCAAGCCGGTAGAGCGAACCCTTCTTGACGAGCCCATCCCGGGCGGCGCGAGCTGGATCTACGTCTTCGGATCGGTCACGCTGTTTCTCTTCGTCATGCAAGCCATCACGGGAATGTTTCTCGCGGTCTATTACGCGCCGACCCCCGACCATGCATACGACAGTATCCGATTCATCGAGACGGAGGTGTTGTTCGGCGCGTTTGTACGAGGGTTGCACCATTGGGGCGCCTCGGCCATGGTGGTGGCGATCGGGCTCCACATGCTGCAAACGTTTCTCTACGGGGCGTACAAGCCACCGCGCGAAGCGATGTGGATGGTCGGGGTCGTCTTGTTTCTCGTCGTCATGACCTTCGCCTTTACCGGATATCTGTTGCCGTGGGATCAGACCGCCTATTGGGCGACGCAAGTCGGGGTCAATATGGTGGGGACGGTTCCCGTGATCGGCGACTTCATGATGCGCGTGATGCGTGGAGGCGAGGTGCTTGGCGCGCTCACGCTGTCTCGGTTCTTTGCCATCCACGTGCTGTTTTTGCCCAGCGTCATCGTCACCTTCATCGTGCTGCATCTCTTCATCCTGCGCCGCGTCGGACCGGCCGGACCCTGGACCGACGAGCGCAGCGCCCTGACCAAAGAGACGTTCTATCCCCGCCAGGTCTATATGGACGCCGTGGTGATCGGAGCCGTGTTCGCTTTGGTGGCGACGGCGGCCTGGATGCTTCCATTCCCACTGACGGATAAGGCCGATCCATCCGATACGAGTTTTGTCCCGGTGCCAGAATGGTACTTTCTGTTCTATTACGAGTTATTGAAGTACGTGCATGGGCCGCTGGAACCGCTGGCGACCTGGGTGCTTCCGATGGTCGTGATTCTGATTATGTTGTTTTGGCCATTTATCGATCGCAACCCTGCGCGCAATCCGATCAAGCGGCCTGTGGCGCTCGGCGCAGGCGTTCTTTTTCTGGCCGTCGTCCTGTCGTTGTTGGGGCTGTCGATCAAGAACCTCTATGCCGTGCCGCGAGCCGATCCGGCGGTCGCTCGCGGGCAGGCGCTGTATGCGGGGTTCGGATGCGCGGGCTGTCATCGAATTCATGGCGCCGGTGGAGCTGTCGCACCGGACTTGTCGTTTGTCGGCGACACAAGGCCGGAACGGGAATGGCACCTGAAGCATTTCAAGGATCCGCAATCGGTATCGCCCGGGTCTTTCATGCCGAAGTTCCCACTCACCGATCAACAGTTGCAAGATCTGACGAGCTACGTGCTCAGCCTCAAGCGCACGCCATAA
- a CDS encoding ubiquinol-cytochrome c reductase iron-sulfur subunit yields the protein MTSDGSGPVKGDAGFHTPVGSRRTFFNWATAGIAGLIGAGLAVPLLGYIIAPALKRRERAWVDVGGVGDVPVGEPKQLDYAMTIQDGYLETRSQKAVWAVKQADGQVTVFAPKCTHLGCGYRWAGEEKQFKCPCHGSVFGIDGQVLAGPAPRPLDRLPVKIENGRLMVVFEEFKSGSSTSEAL from the coding sequence ATGACGTCTGATGGCAGCGGGCCAGTCAAGGGAGATGCTGGGTTTCATACGCCGGTCGGTTCGCGGCGCACGTTTTTCAACTGGGCCACGGCGGGCATTGCCGGCCTGATCGGCGCCGGACTGGCGGTTCCATTGCTGGGCTATATCATTGCGCCTGCCTTGAAACGGCGTGAGCGTGCGTGGGTCGATGTCGGCGGCGTCGGGGATGTTCCTGTCGGCGAGCCGAAGCAGCTCGACTATGCGATGACCATCCAGGATGGCTATTTGGAGACCCGCTCCCAGAAAGCGGTCTGGGCCGTGAAACAAGCAGATGGGCAAGTGACGGTCTTCGCCCCCAAGTGCACGCATCTCGGTTGCGGGTATCGCTGGGCCGGCGAGGAGAAACAGTTCAAGTGCCCCTGTCACGGCAGCGTGTTCGGCATCGACGGCCAGGTGTTGGCCGGACCGGCGCCGCGCCCTTTGGATCGCTTGCCTGTCAAAATCGAGAACGGCCGGCTCATGGTGGTCTTTGAAGAATTCAAATCGGGCAGTTCCACCTCAGAGGCATTGTGA